TATATTGTATAATGGTTGGCTTCCAGATATGAGAACTTACAAGACGTTTTTCATCAGTTCCTTGTTCGAAATTGAGTACTGGTCagatgacggttaaaaaccgttatcCCGCAAGATATAAATCTctcacagggctcgctgccaTCTAATGGTACTTCAGATGACGATCACGCTCTGTCATCCGTAATAACCTCACATGACAGCGATCAAATAACGACCTGTCATCTGACCACTAATTATATGGGTTTATCTAATAACAACTATCATCGAATATATGTTCTCGTGATaccatttttaaataatatgtcaaaatatcaagtTAAAATGAAGCTAGTATGTTAATGATATgacagtttttattttcttgactgTCGTTGTAACGTAATTCACATGACATAATTTGTATTAAATCCTGTTGTTGGAACGTAATTAGTATGTCATTTCCTTATAAGAATTTTGTCattgttcttttttttgtttttacttCTTTCATGAACCTGTATAAATAACCAAAGTTTCTTGTAAATAATGTGCAAATAACCtttatatataacaataaaCTTGTTCATATGTGAAGATCACAATTCTAACAAAAGGTTTGTCATTACAAAGCTAACATTTAACTATACAAGAAGCCTAAAAACCTAAATCTTGAATCTCATGACTTGTTATGTCCATCCTTTGCAGGTTCTTCCATCCCTTTGCTCcctacaaaataaaatacacaAGTTAATTGAGTCTGGTCTTCAAAGTAATAAAGATTGATGCTTGAAACATCGTATTATAACAGAAAATGCTATAAAATGCTTCAAATCATGCAAACTTTACAAAATCAGAGGCTCCGCCAAGCATGTGATAGCCACAACTATCGCTTTGACAGAATATGACATCCTACAAACTTAGAAGCAAAAGTGATAGATATATTGCAGAATGTTACCATAAGACAATATGCAGGTCCTTTTGTTCAATTCTGTATAGCTATCAGTATTACCTGATAGATATCATGATTTTTTAGATATAAAGTATTAGCAAACGTCTATTGGAAAGTTGCTACGAACTTAGAAGCAACCGACAATTCAGACATTTAAACAGGTCCTAATCGGCATTGCAGTTCAGTATAGTCATTTTCAAGCCCAATCTGACACTAGGAAAGACTGAGTTTTCCTACATAATAATATGACAGATCATGAGCTCAGCTAAAAAGATATCTGAAACAAATAATGGCAACTTTtccatttaaaattaaatattatagaCTACCAAAGCATATTTATATCATGGACAGATAAAGGACATCCAATACCCGCCGGAGTTCCTAAGTTGTACCATATCCAAGAGGAAAATGCACCATTCAATAGAGGAAGGcaaaaacttatctttttcccTTTGATCACATGAACAAGAAAACGAAGTTGCTCTTCTACATCTAACAAAATTTCTATATGAATTTCAATAGGTGCAACCTGTTAAACAAGAGTATTGACCTACAGGCCTGAACCTGTAGGCACCAAAAGCCTCTATTCAACATGATATTtctattattataagtttatgATAAACAAAAAAGTGTGAAATTCTCTTCATACCTCTACTAAGGCACTGTATCTTATGTCTAGCTTTGATGTCATATGGAGAGTCTCAGAATGAAATGTAGAATTCTCCCCTATAAATATTAACGAACGACAATGCAGTTTCCTCAGTCCATCGTTAAGGGCTGGCCTCCTACAAGATGGCGAAAATAATAACATCAAGTCAAAAGGCTAAAGCATGTAGCAACTTATTCCCCTATGTGGTGAATATACAACAAATATAACTGTGTTCCGGTTTCATGGAAAATCATTCCCAACCACCACATTAAATGCCATTGTGAATGAAAAAACTAGCAACACCTAAAATTCATCATTTAGGACTTTGATTCCAAATGCTAGTCAACCCCGTCCAACCAAATGGGAACTTTTACAACTTAAAGTCAGTCAAGGAAAAGATCAGTAAACAATAGCTATAATTATAAACTTTTCACAAAAGTTTTTATTAGTTTATGATATGACTAATAGTATCAACTATAAGTGATCTTGATGCCAAAATATGAGAATTAGATGCTGAAAATCCATTCCTTTAAATGATAATGCTCAATCAGACATATCTAATTGAACCTTACTTCAATTCTGAATTTGCTATAGTAATGAACAGTCAAACGATTTTTATCTAGCTAAGTTTTCATGGAAATAACATTTCCCCATATCCGTTTTAATGGtttaaatttaatcctaacaaTTTTATTGAAGTAAACGTACGAAATGAttcaaatttaactctaacaatTTTAGTGAAGTAAACGTACGAAATAGTTCAAATTTGACTCTAAAAATtactgatactgaaattaagtgacaaaGAACATGGCCTTAGTTGCATACAATACAGATGAGAAAATATTGCAAACAAGTGACTCGAATTTAAAGGCATACCTGTAAATTTTCAGGTTTAAATATATCTCCAGCTGCCAGCTTTTGTTTTATCACCTTTGCTATGTTCTCTTTTTGGTGTTCTAGACTCATTAACTGCCTTTGGACTAGATAAAGAAGCTAACTGCTGCTCACTTAGTTTCATGTTTGCCTGCACCATTCAAATGAAAGAGTGTATGCCAGCCAGAAACACGCAGTGTATTTAGTTCTGAGACGTAAACAAAGGCGATTTATCAGAACCAACCTGTATTTGGAGGAGTTGGGACCCATAAAGCTGCCTACCTTGTTCCTCAAACAAGGATCTAGGAATATCAACCTCCACCATTTGAAATGACAAACACAAGACGATAAACGGAATAATAAGATAGATCCTAGGAGCTATTAATCATACTCATGACAGCTCTTATTTCGAAATTGAGAGAAGAAAAGACAGAAACTGATCTGTAGAATGGCGGCCACGAGCAAAAAGACCTCAAAAAATTAACAGAATCTGTTGCCATTATTCAGAACGTGAGCTAACCTTGCAGAGCTGATCAAGAATTGCATTATCTGTCGCTTGATCTTTACTAACGAGGTAGCACTAAGCATAAAGAAACAGAGAAGATGCATAAAACAAATGGCATGTTCAGTTTTAACACAAACTTACAAAGCCATTCACACATATGAGAAATAGAGTTTAACTACATTACATGTGCCTTTGCCTCTTCAATATTGTAAAATGCAAGAAACACATCAACGGTCAAAAGGCTTCTAAATGCGTAGAACAGACTTCTAGAGGATAGAACTcattaaattacaaaacaatcccAAAATGCATAGAACAGACTTCTAAAGGCTTTCAATGTGTACAATCCATCAAGGAACTTCCCAAAACACATTCAGTCAAAAAAGGCAAAGTCCAAATATATCCTAGGCACCTCTCAAAAAAGGAATTTCACCTTCATAAGTAACAATGAGCACGGATGGGTCTTCCAGGCACCTCTCCACATGCTTCCTTGCAGGACAACCTCTCATATTGCTACCTTTATAATAACCCCTTTACAAGTTCAAATTTGACATCTCAATCAAGATAAATTCCTTAAAGATCAAGGAACTAATGGTTGAAATTGGTAAGAAAGAAAACTCAAGTGTAAGGAAGAAAACAGAAGTGTAAAAATTGGTAAGATACAAAAGAGAAAGGAAGTGATTTTATAAAgcaaaacttcaaaattaacaACAGGTATAAGGAACTTAACTTGTTCATGAAGGTTAGATTCAAAGACTCAGTTTTacaaagtgaaaaaaaaaacctaaatcaATCGAAAATTAGGGGAAAGGATACTTAAAATGGAGACTCAACAGCAATATGATGTCTTCATTGAGGTCAGACTACTCCGCTCTATATCTGATGGCTCAGGCGATTCCTCGTGGCACCTGTCGATAGAGTTGCAGTAACAACAGTTCTCCACAAGATTTGAGAGagtgagagaaagaaagagaaaagaggAATTAGTaatataaaaaagataaagcCCAACATATTTACCAGATGGATTTGAGAATGGTCGGAGAAGAAGACATCTAGAGATGCTGGGGAGATAGATACGATTGTGACAGTTACGCACTGTCGTCTCATGGTTAAGTGACTTTTCCATCAAAATCGCGTTTTTTTGAGATGACAGAAGACTTAATTGTaacgtcatctgagaatcgagggCGTTTTTAATTACGTtttcagatgacataatattaaaatactgtcacgaaaaaaattcagacgacacgaaaacaaatgtatgTTATGTATATTGTGTCATGTGTAAGTGAAAATGACGTAGTGTTGAGTTCCAACCATTCAATTTGAGAAACTTTGAAGAGTGTTTGTCATTGTTATTCGACAAAGTAAGAATATGAAACACTTTGAAACTTTTCCTTTTTGATGAAGCAGGTTTGTACCTTTTGCTTCGATTTCATCTTGCCGATTTGATCAATAAGGAGAAGATTTGTGTTCTAGATGGCGGTTTTTGGCAGGCAATCCCTCACAAATGTAAGATATTTGGTTAATATCACAAAACACCTAGCTAATTTTACTaataccaaacttaattctaaatAAACCTTAACTACTCCTTAATCTTTTTATGCTATCAGAATTTGGTCCTTAATTCAGCAAACCTTAGTATATTTAGTTGCAAAAAATATCCTTAAATGATTTATTCTTCATATATACTCTAAACATCTTATTACACATGAATGgttaagtgattttttttttttttttgtaaactaaCATTATGTAAAATAATGTATTACTTACTTTCATTAGatgattaaaaaaatgaaagatgaaTTTATGAACCATAGAACTAGGATAAATGCATGTCTTTGATCTTTCAAGGCTTTTCTCAATCTGAACACATAATATTGGAGTCTTCAAAAGCCAAGGTTATTTAACATATACTTTCTTAaggttttttttgtttgtttctatTTCATACACAAAAGCTATGTTAAATATTTCCTAAACTGGGCTCTAGTACGTAATAAGTCTCTCGGTTGGATCATCTATAATGTCTTTCTATGAATGATATCTAGGGAACCTAATTTCCTTAGAAAGAACATTATCACTATTGTTGTCATCAATTTTACTCAACTCAAAATTGTTATCAATTGAATAACTGGGTTGAGTATCTTCCATATTTTGGAAATTATTAACGGTGTCATAAATAGTGGGAACATTATTTTCCTCAAAGACAACATAAATGGATTCCTTTACAACTAGTGTTTTTATATTAAACACTATACAAATGCTTTACTATTTGTAGAGTATCCTATGAAAATTCCTTCATTGGATTTTTCATTGAATTTTCCTAATTTGTCCTTACTGTTATTCAAAATGAAGCACTTGGAACACAAAATATGAAAGCAACTAATGTTTGGTTTTCTTCCTTTCCATAACTCATAAGGAGTCTTTTTTAAAATGGGTCAAGCTCTATTCCAAATATAACAAGCAGTGCTAGTTGCTTCAGTACAAAAGTATTTAGGAAGATTACTTTCACTTATCATAGTTCTAGCCATTTCTTCTAGGGTCCTAATCTTTCTTTCTACTACtctattttgttgaggagttctaggggcagagaatgAGTGATTGATTCCAAATTCATTACAAAAAATTTCAAAGCGTTGATTTCTAAATTCACCTATATTGTCACTTCTAATGGACACTATTTTATTGTCCTTgtcattttggagctttttgcACAAATTGACAAATAtatcaaaggtttcatccttagATGCCAAAAATATTGTCCAAGTAAATCTAGAATAGTCATCAACTATAACTAGAGCATATTTCTTACCATCTAGGCTAAAGGGTTGGATTGGACCAAATGAATCTAGGTGTAACAACTGTACTTGTTTACTAGTTGACACAATTCTTTTGAGGTTAAAAGAACTTCTAACTTGCTTACCTTTTTGGCATGCATACATGTGTGATCCCTATTGAAATTAATCTTAGACAAGCATCTAACTAGTTCTTTCCTAGACAACTTGGAGATAAGGTGCATACTGGTAATGTCCTAATCTTTTATGCCACAACTAACTTTCCTTATTTTGTGTAACAAATCATTTATCAAAATagattttatcaatattaagcATATACACATTTTCGACTCTAGGTACTATAAACAAAACATTGCCATTTTTAGCATCAATAATTTCACAGACTTTAAAGTTGAAGTGTACCTTTTTACCATTGTCACACATATGACTTAGACTTAGAAGATTGAATTTTAGACCTTCAACTAAAGATACATCTTCAATGCATGGTTGTGTCCCTATCTTACCTTTTCCTACAATATgaccttttcttttatttccaaAACTGATAGTTCCACTTTTTATGTCCTTAAAGAAGATGAACATATTTTTTGTctcctgtcatgtgtcttgaacaTGCACTTTTGATGCGTGTTTTACAtgtacgtgcatgtgaaggcaagtgtaccttagtcgtgtatcaagtaataaagtgaaagtagagtatcgttcccacgaggatggtgattataagtactaatcttttTGCTCACtaactattatttaaacaatcgaAAGGTAGAGTTTGATGGGTCACCAAGTTAAGACTCAATAAACAAGTGAAATGAAAATCGTACAAAATTGGATAAGAGAATACTTATaatgaaagaaactaaggcttctagcttcacttaacctctttgcttggtaataacacttaaccccttttaagttgttttatcctttttaagatgatgatttttcTCACTAACTAATAGATTCTCGAGATTGGCTTTAAactctcgattaattactttctttTGGTCtgactcaagtaattaatctagagaagcattaagttttattaatctaaacctttttaacctactttaccttggtccggctaaagtgatcacttaagattcaagaaaaaccgctcgagtaattagttctaactttcgattaattactttcccttggtccggctcaagtaattaatccaaagaagcattaagttttcttagttccaaaccttcaaTTTATTACTTTctcttggtccggctcaagtaataaatctaagatttgtaataagattcatgaaaaaccttggaaaaccaataagcacactaaatggtcattaggtccaacttatgaattttgattaatcaatttaatcagggtcaatataaacgattaattatattcaagtaagaagttggcccatctcctacaagcattaagaaacataagttagttctcaaaaaggataaacatggcttaaataggttaaacgtaattaccacataattaaggttaagatctgCTTTTAGCCTTGGTTAAGGGGGTCCCCAAGACGCGATTTTAGCCCGAATTTGATCCCGTtcaacctgcacacgcacataaactccaaaaaatgttagtccaaaggctaaattgacccaccagtcGTTAGATTTGAGTAAGAACTCCATTTGGTGTGacctttggtggatcaattagccaaAATAAATAAGGTGAAGTTCATGTGTGTGCTATTTTGGCAATATTTTTTgcttgaaaataataaaaaatggctagaaactacaaaagtaaataaaacatatactaaAACTAAATAACACACACATGCATAAAAGTGCGAGAAATGCTCACTTATTGAATGAAAACTAATCAAAATTATCCTCaaaaccgtacctaaagataggggtttttgataGCTCCCAATtttatagtgtttttaggaTCATTTTCGATTGTTTTCGCTTTATTTTCATTCGATTCCACTATCGTTTtgttagtttttagttaaatttagcaTTTTCTGTTATTTCTTGCATTTTCGGTAttttcagggattttcaggactatttgagcatttctgAGTC
The sequence above is drawn from the Euphorbia lathyris chromosome 6, ddEupLath1.1, whole genome shotgun sequence genome and encodes:
- the LOC136233491 gene encoding trigger factor-like protein TIG, Chloroplastic yields the protein MWRGAWKTHPCSLLLMKCYLVSKDQATDNAILDQLCKVDIPRSLFEEQGRQLYGSQLLQIQANMKLSEQQLASLSSPKAVNESRTPKREHSKGDKTKAGSWRYI